A single Curtobacterium sp. MCSS17_015 DNA region contains:
- a CDS encoding NAD-dependent epimerase/dehydratase family protein: MSSRRAVVLGGTGGIGSQVARELLDASGRGGDDWAVEVVSRHGGPVADDLVAAGAIARSGDRRDTALLRELLRPGADLLVDTVGVTRDDALQLAPFLDDVGSTVFVSSKAVYVDEQGRHANSVDKPVFGGAVTELQPTIAPGDGDPTSRDGYAAAKVAAEQVLLDHGAPVTVLRPSKVYGAGIGRPREWFVVRRVLDARERILLADEGRGVDHTTAASGIASLVRLVADAPDRRILNVADETAPTVLDIVRTVAGHLGHTFDEVLLGEDAPGFVGLTPWSTPSPSVLDTTAARTLGWVPPRFADAVLTEVDWLVETAHRTPVDGDVPWATDPFWDRMFDYGPEDAALALLSLGLG, translated from the coding sequence ATGAGCAGCAGACGCGCCGTCGTCCTCGGTGGCACCGGCGGCATCGGGTCCCAGGTGGCCCGCGAACTCCTCGACGCCTCTGGCCGTGGTGGTGACGACTGGGCCGTCGAGGTCGTGTCGCGACACGGCGGTCCCGTCGCCGACGACCTGGTCGCGGCGGGAGCCATCGCCCGCTCCGGGGACCGACGGGACACCGCCCTGCTGCGCGAGCTCCTCCGGCCCGGCGCCGACCTGCTGGTCGACACCGTCGGGGTGACCCGCGACGACGCCCTCCAGCTCGCACCGTTCCTCGACGACGTCGGGTCGACGGTGTTCGTCTCGTCGAAGGCCGTCTACGTCGACGAGCAGGGACGGCACGCGAACTCCGTCGACAAGCCGGTGTTCGGCGGCGCGGTCACGGAACTCCAGCCCACGATCGCGCCCGGGGACGGGGACCCGACCTCGCGCGACGGGTACGCGGCGGCGAAGGTCGCGGCCGAACAGGTGCTCCTCGACCACGGTGCCCCGGTCACCGTCCTCCGCCCGTCGAAGGTGTACGGCGCGGGCATCGGCCGTCCGCGGGAGTGGTTCGTCGTCCGACGAGTGCTCGACGCGCGCGAGCGGATCCTGCTCGCCGACGAGGGGCGCGGCGTCGACCACACCACCGCCGCGTCGGGCATCGCCTCGCTGGTCCGATTGGTCGCGGACGCCCCCGATCGCCGGATCCTCAACGTCGCCGACGAGACCGCCCCGACCGTGCTGGACATCGTCCGCACCGTCGCGGGACACCTCGGGCACACCTTCGACGAGGTCCTGCTCGGCGAGGACGCGCCGGGCTTCGTCGGCCTCACACCCTGGTCCACCCCCTCCCCGTCCGTGCTCGACACGACCGCGGCGCGCACCCTGGGCTGGGTCCCGCCGCGGTTCGCGGACGCGGTCCTGACGGAGGTCGACTGGCTCGTCGAGACCGCGCACCGCACCCCGGTGGACGGGGACGTGCCGTGGGCGACCGACCCGTTCTGGGACCGGATGTTCGACTACGGGCCGGAGGACGCGGCGCTCGCGCTGCTGTCGCTGGGGCTCGGTTGA
- a CDS encoding YbaK/EbsC family protein, which yields MPTLNRMPVLLATGSIAIPVAESLVALPFEVLQRIEAAPIDPELADTAAFSEAYGFPVAGGANCIVVAGKRGDTVTYAACVVLASTKLDVNRTVKGLLGARKVSFAPMADAVERTGMEYGGITPIGLPTDWPVYVDSRVLEAPEVVIGAGVRGAKLFLPGAVLAALPRVEVIEGLAVDPAAADADTGTDSEQVG from the coding sequence ATGCCCACGCTGAACCGCATGCCCGTCCTGCTCGCCACCGGCTCGATCGCCATCCCCGTCGCCGAGTCCCTGGTCGCCCTGCCGTTCGAGGTCCTCCAGCGCATCGAGGCCGCGCCGATCGACCCGGAGCTCGCGGACACCGCTGCGTTCTCCGAGGCGTACGGCTTCCCGGTCGCGGGCGGCGCGAACTGCATCGTCGTCGCGGGCAAGCGCGGCGACACCGTGACGTACGCGGCCTGCGTCGTGCTCGCCTCCACCAAGCTCGACGTGAACCGCACCGTCAAGGGCTTGCTCGGCGCCCGGAAGGTCAGCTTCGCGCCGATGGCGGACGCCGTGGAGCGGACCGGCATGGAGTACGGCGGGATCACCCCGATCGGGCTGCCCACCGACTGGCCGGTGTACGTCGACTCGCGGGTGCTCGAGGCACCCGAGGTCGTCATCGGGGCGGGCGTCCGCGGGGCGAAGCTGTTCCTGCCGGGTGCGGTGCTCGCCGCGTTGCCCCGCGTCGAGGTCATCGAGGGCCTCGCGGTCGACCCCGCCGCCGCCGACGCCGACACCGGTACGGACTCCGAGCAGGTCGGCTGA
- a CDS encoding DUF255 domain-containing protein: MNDNRLGTAVSPYLRQHAANPVDWREWGAVAFAEARERDVPVLVSIGYATCHWCHVMARESFSDPEVGELLRQDFVAVKVDREERPDVDASAMAAASAFTEQLGWPLTVFMTPDAQVFYAGTYYPPQPVGQHPSFRQVTAAVLDAWRNRRDEVDANATAIARAIRQGAEADAATAQAGLPHQAGSSLPSVDAIRGVVSDLERAEDTEYGGFGGAPKFPNAPLLEFLGDAAADGVDAAGGLLDRALGAIAGSELTDADGGVFRYATRRDWSVPHYERMLYDNAGLLAVADPVRARGVADFLRDTLRRADGSFVAAQDSESTIDGRRVEGEWYRLPLDERTRLEAPPLDDQVLTGWNGLAIRGLVIAGARAGDDEMIGLARAAADAVIAAHLRDGHVAVRSSSAGGTSTAAPTLEDLGLFAEGLLELALGTGELRYAVIARTLVDDGLSGALEVDPVLAAAGTATGEQPQTALRSGTVALASAAALLAALTGDDDGRSAAERLVAERARTGVDRPLGHADALGLALALQRPSREVVLVADDRAVPDVAAMLHAVRSARRPGTITAVLTRAQAAAWADAGFSLFEGRDTQDGVTYVCHDRVCALPARDADELAAQLG; the protein is encoded by the coding sequence ATGAACGACAACCGGCTCGGGACCGCCGTCAGCCCCTACCTCCGCCAGCACGCCGCCAACCCGGTGGACTGGCGCGAGTGGGGAGCCGTGGCATTCGCAGAGGCGCGTGAGCGTGACGTGCCCGTCCTCGTGTCGATCGGCTACGCCACCTGCCACTGGTGCCACGTGATGGCGCGCGAGAGCTTCTCGGACCCCGAGGTCGGCGAGCTGCTGCGGCAGGACTTCGTCGCGGTGAAGGTCGACCGTGAAGAGCGCCCCGACGTCGATGCCAGTGCGATGGCCGCGGCAAGCGCCTTCACCGAACAGCTCGGCTGGCCGTTGACGGTGTTCATGACGCCGGACGCGCAGGTGTTCTACGCCGGCACCTACTACCCGCCGCAGCCGGTCGGGCAGCACCCCTCCTTCCGCCAGGTCACGGCCGCGGTGCTCGACGCGTGGCGGAACCGCCGGGACGAGGTCGACGCGAACGCGACTGCCATCGCGCGGGCGATCCGGCAGGGCGCAGAGGCGGACGCGGCCACCGCGCAGGCGGGGCTCCCCCACCAGGCCGGGTCGAGCCTCCCGTCCGTCGACGCGATCCGTGGTGTGGTGAGCGACCTCGAGCGGGCCGAGGACACCGAGTACGGCGGCTTCGGCGGAGCGCCGAAGTTCCCGAACGCCCCGCTGCTGGAGTTCCTCGGAGACGCCGCCGCCGATGGGGTCGACGCGGCCGGCGGTCTCCTCGACCGCGCGCTCGGGGCCATCGCCGGGTCGGAGCTGACCGACGCGGACGGCGGCGTCTTCCGGTACGCCACCCGTCGTGACTGGTCCGTCCCGCACTACGAGCGGATGCTCTACGACAACGCCGGCTTGCTCGCGGTCGCCGACCCGGTCCGCGCCCGCGGCGTCGCTGACTTCCTGCGCGACACGCTCCGACGGGCGGACGGCTCCTTCGTCGCGGCCCAGGACAGCGAGTCGACCATCGACGGGCGCCGGGTCGAGGGCGAGTGGTACCGCCTGCCGCTCGACGAACGCACGCGACTCGAGGCACCGCCGCTCGACGACCAGGTCCTGACCGGGTGGAACGGCCTGGCGATACGCGGGCTGGTGATCGCGGGCGCGCGGGCTGGAGACGACGAGATGATCGGCCTCGCTCGTGCCGCTGCCGACGCGGTCATCGCAGCACACCTCCGGGACGGACACGTCGCCGTCCGCTCGAGCTCGGCTGGCGGGACCTCGACGGCAGCGCCGACGCTGGAGGACCTCGGGCTGTTCGCCGAGGGGCTCCTCGAACTCGCTCTCGGGACGGGCGAGCTGCGGTACGCCGTGATCGCCCGGACGCTGGTCGACGACGGGCTGTCCGGTGCACTCGAGGTCGACCCCGTCCTCGCGGCCGCGGGGACGGCGACCGGCGAGCAGCCGCAGACGGCGCTCCGGTCGGGAACGGTCGCCCTGGCGAGTGCAGCCGCACTCCTCGCCGCCCTGACCGGGGACGACGACGGGCGATCGGCCGCGGAACGACTCGTCGCCGAACGCGCACGGACGGGAGTGGACCGTCCGCTCGGGCACGCCGACGCCCTCGGACTCGCGCTCGCCCTGCAGCGCCCCTCGCGAGAGGTCGTCCTCGTCGCCGACGACCGCGCGGTCCCCGACGTGGCTGCGATGCTGCACGCGGTGCGCTCCGCACGGCGCCCCGGCACGATCACCGCGGTGCTCACCCGGGCGCAAGCGGCGGCGTGGGCGGACGCCGGTTTCTCGCTGTTCGAGGGCCGGGACACCCAGGACGGGGTGACGTACGTCTGCCACGACCGCGTGTGTGCGCTGCCCGCCCGGGACGCCGACGAGCTCGCCGCGCAGCTCGGCTGA
- a CDS encoding MFS transporter produces MTAEQTAPAPTGTTPTTAGTTPARTDHRWIALAVIALAQLMVVLDATIVNIALPSAQQDLGFATDQRQWIVTAYSLAFGSLLLLGGRLGDLFGRKNTFIIGLVGFAVASVLGGLADSFGLLVAARALQGVFGALLAPSALGMLTTTFRDPKERGRAFGIFGSIAGSGAAIGLLLGGVLTEYASWRWCLYVNVVFAVLGVIGALVFMAKPPKVERPRIDVAGVVTITAGLVGVVYGFSNAETNGWDAPLTIGMLAGGVLLIAAFVVIETRVAHPLLPLRVVLDRDRGGSFIAIGLVAIGMFGIFLFLTYYLEQTLGFSALQTGLAFLPMPLSIMLSATQIGGRLLPRVGPKVLIFAGALVAATGLLLLLRTDLDSSYAGTVLPALIVIGLGMGTIFSSAMNTATTGVARADAGVASATVNTMQQIGGSIGTALLSTIFANVVENSLSGLAAAPTELQQAQATLDGYHAAFAISAGVLLLVAIASGLLINRQSVRIARLQQAGSGTTGSIPTAAH; encoded by the coding sequence GTGACGGCAGAACAGACCGCGCCCGCTCCCACAGGGACGACGCCGACGACCGCGGGCACCACCCCGGCCCGCACCGACCACCGGTGGATCGCCCTCGCGGTCATCGCGCTCGCCCAGCTCATGGTCGTCCTCGACGCCACCATCGTGAACATCGCGCTGCCCTCCGCGCAGCAGGACCTCGGGTTCGCCACCGACCAGCGCCAGTGGATCGTGACCGCGTACTCGCTCGCGTTCGGTTCGCTCCTGCTCCTCGGTGGCCGACTCGGTGACCTCTTCGGCCGGAAGAACACCTTCATCATCGGCCTGGTCGGGTTCGCCGTGGCCTCCGTGCTCGGCGGGCTCGCCGACTCGTTCGGGCTGCTCGTCGCCGCTCGCGCGCTGCAGGGTGTCTTCGGCGCGCTGCTCGCCCCGTCCGCCCTCGGCATGCTGACCACGACATTCCGCGACCCCAAGGAGCGCGGGCGCGCGTTCGGCATCTTCGGCTCCATCGCCGGTTCGGGCGCGGCCATCGGCCTCCTGCTCGGCGGTGTCCTCACCGAGTACGCCTCGTGGCGCTGGTGCCTCTACGTCAACGTCGTGTTCGCCGTCCTCGGCGTGATCGGCGCGCTCGTGTTCATGGCGAAGCCGCCGAAGGTCGAGCGTCCGCGCATCGACGTCGCGGGCGTCGTCACCATCACCGCGGGCCTGGTCGGCGTCGTCTACGGCTTCTCCAACGCGGAGACCAACGGCTGGGACGCTCCGCTGACGATCGGCATGCTGGCCGGTGGCGTCCTGCTCATCGCGGCGTTCGTCGTCATCGAGACCCGGGTCGCGCACCCGTTGCTCCCGCTCCGCGTGGTCCTCGACCGTGACCGCGGCGGGTCCTTCATCGCGATCGGCCTCGTCGCGATCGGCATGTTCGGCATCTTCCTGTTCCTGACCTACTACCTCGAGCAGACCCTCGGGTTCTCGGCCCTGCAGACCGGGCTGGCCTTCCTGCCGATGCCGCTGTCGATCATGCTGTCGGCGACGCAGATCGGCGGTCGACTCCTCCCCCGCGTCGGCCCGAAGGTGCTCATCTTCGCCGGGGCGCTCGTCGCCGCGACCGGGCTCCTGCTGCTCCTGCGCACGGACCTCGACAGCTCCTACGCGGGAACCGTCCTGCCGGCGCTCATCGTCATCGGGCTCGGCATGGGCACGATCTTCTCGTCGGCGATGAACACCGCGACGACCGGGGTCGCCCGCGCCGACGCCGGCGTGGCATCGGCGACGGTCAACACCATGCAGCAGATCGGCGGCTCGATCGGCACGGCGCTCCTCTCCACGATCTTCGCGAACGTGGTGGAGAACAGCCTCTCCGGCCTCGCAGCGGCACCGACGGAGCTGCAGCAGGCACAGGCCACGCTCGACGGCTACCACGCGGCCTTCGCCATCTCGGCCGGCGTGCTCCTGCTGGTGGCGATCGCGAGCGGGCTGCTCATCAACCGACAGTCCGTCCGGATCGCCCGCCTGCAGCAGGCCGGGTCCGGCACGACGGGGAGCATCCCGACCGCCGCGCACTGA
- the hrpA gene encoding ATP-dependent RNA helicase HrpA, with amino-acid sequence MSNLPVITYPPELPVSQRRDDIAAAIRDHQVVIVAGATGSGKTTQLPKICLELGRERIGHTQPRRIAARTIAERVADELGGELGDLVGYQVRFTDKVSANTRIKLMTDGILLNEIHFDRDLKRYDTIIIDEAHERSLTIDFLLGYLKRLLPRRPDLKVIITSATIDPESFSQHFGGAPIVEVSGRTYPVEIRYRPLVADEDAAGDEDEDEFDERPACTRPATSKGSAPGRTGSATGSDDRDPMQGITDALDELAREDPGDVLVFLSGENEIRDAQDAIEGKRYPGTEVLPLYGRLSAADQHRVFQRSTTPAVRRRVVLATNVAETSLTVPGIKYVIDTGTARISRYSPRAKVQRLPIEAISQASANQRSGRAGRTSAGIAIRLYSEDDFDRRPEYTDPEILRTNLAAVILQMISLGFGDIESFPFLQPPDSRGVKDGLDLLRELRAVDTTGAITKTGKQLTRLPIDPRLGRMVLEASRQGVGREVIAIVSALSIQDPRERPLEKRAQADQLHARFADPTSDFLTLLGLWNHLEEKQEELSSSAFRRMCKAEFLNHLRIREWQDLYRQLSRAAKQVGIHVGKERKDDPDSVHRALLAGLLSQIGLRDREKRDYLGSRNTRFVVFPGSVLAKKQPDAVMAAELVETSRLFARTVARIDPAWVEPLAGDLLKRTYGEPHWEKKQGAVVAYERVTLFGVPIVQRRRVQYNRIDPVHSRELFIRHALVEGEWDSQQAFDRANRKLRRELEQLEERTRRRDILLDDETVVEFYDARIPAEIATTRDFEGWWRRTRRDQPDLLTMRREDLLDESAASAAEDDAEYPTQWQSGDQRLAVRYRFEPGAEDDGVSVQVPLAVLPRMREEGFDWQVRGLRKELVTALIKALPKQIRKNVVPAADWAEKIVTELPDDAPTTPTESFRATLAKTIQRLVHVPVSESDFDMSRVPAHLLPTYAVVDERGRRVEASKDLAALQTKLKDRTQQSVAAATQRQGRPGGSSRVADAGSGRRIERSGLTGWPDEDLPEVLDTKQAGGVIRAYPALVEEGSGPKATVGVQLLATPGDRAVQMPAGVRRLVMLAVPSPVSYIQQHLTAQEKLALAASPYPSTSALFDDVLAAVVDAGIRRTHPDGLVFTRTAFEQVRDAVSATVVDTMFTAVSEVAAVLTAQRNAERALKQATNMALLPALSDMRQQMERLVFAGFVSFAGLDRLRRIRVYLQGIEARVTKLLQNPGRDASWMREVTGATDRYVEAGGAFPPAVGSHPELVHARWMLEEFRLSLFAQELGTAETVSLQRITKALTAASR; translated from the coding sequence ATGTCGAACCTGCCCGTCATCACGTACCCGCCGGAACTGCCGGTCTCGCAGCGGCGCGACGACATCGCCGCCGCCATCCGCGACCACCAGGTCGTCATCGTGGCTGGTGCCACCGGGTCGGGCAAGACGACGCAGCTCCCCAAGATCTGCCTGGAACTCGGGCGCGAGCGCATCGGCCACACGCAGCCCCGACGGATCGCCGCGCGCACGATCGCCGAGCGGGTCGCGGACGAGCTCGGCGGAGAACTGGGCGACCTCGTCGGCTACCAGGTGCGCTTCACCGACAAGGTCAGCGCGAACACCCGGATCAAGCTGATGACGGACGGCATCCTGCTGAACGAGATCCACTTCGACCGGGACCTCAAGCGGTACGACACGATCATCATCGACGAGGCGCACGAGCGGTCCCTCACGATCGACTTCCTGCTCGGGTACCTCAAGCGGCTACTCCCCCGTCGACCGGACCTCAAGGTCATCATCACGAGTGCCACGATCGACCCCGAGTCGTTCTCGCAGCACTTCGGTGGTGCGCCGATCGTCGAGGTGTCCGGGCGCACCTACCCGGTGGAGATCCGGTACCGACCGCTCGTCGCCGACGAGGACGCCGCGGGTGACGAGGACGAGGACGAGTTCGACGAGCGTCCGGCCTGCACCCGTCCGGCGACGTCGAAGGGCAGTGCCCCGGGTCGCACCGGGAGCGCGACGGGCAGCGACGACCGGGACCCCATGCAGGGCATCACGGACGCGCTCGACGAGCTCGCCCGTGAGGACCCGGGCGACGTCCTCGTGTTCCTGTCCGGCGAGAACGAGATCCGTGACGCCCAGGACGCCATCGAGGGCAAGCGGTACCCGGGCACCGAGGTCCTGCCGTTGTACGGCCGGCTGTCCGCAGCCGATCAGCACCGCGTCTTCCAGCGCTCGACGACACCGGCTGTCCGACGTCGCGTGGTGCTCGCGACCAACGTCGCCGAGACGTCCCTGACGGTCCCGGGCATCAAGTACGTCATCGACACCGGGACGGCCCGCATCTCGCGGTACTCCCCCCGTGCGAAGGTGCAGCGCCTCCCGATCGAGGCGATCTCGCAGGCGTCCGCGAACCAGCGCTCCGGTCGCGCCGGCCGGACCAGTGCGGGCATCGCGATCCGGCTGTACTCCGAGGACGACTTCGACCGCCGACCGGAGTACACCGACCCCGAGATCCTCCGCACGAACCTGGCCGCCGTCATCCTGCAGATGATCTCGCTCGGGTTCGGCGACATCGAGTCCTTCCCGTTCCTGCAGCCGCCGGACTCCCGCGGTGTCAAGGACGGCCTCGACCTGCTCCGCGAACTGCGGGCCGTCGACACCACCGGTGCCATCACGAAGACCGGCAAGCAGCTGACGCGCCTGCCGATCGACCCCCGGCTCGGCCGGATGGTGCTCGAGGCGAGCCGGCAGGGCGTGGGTCGTGAGGTCATCGCGATCGTGTCGGCCCTGAGCATCCAGGACCCGCGGGAGCGCCCGCTCGAGAAGCGCGCACAGGCAGACCAGCTGCACGCTCGGTTCGCCGACCCCACGAGTGACTTCTTGACCCTGCTCGGTCTCTGGAACCACCTCGAGGAGAAGCAGGAAGAGCTGTCCTCCAGCGCGTTCCGACGGATGTGCAAGGCCGAGTTCCTCAACCACCTGCGGATCCGCGAGTGGCAGGACCTGTACCGGCAGCTCTCCCGGGCGGCGAAGCAGGTCGGGATCCACGTCGGCAAGGAACGCAAGGACGACCCGGACTCGGTCCACCGTGCCCTGCTCGCCGGGCTCCTCAGCCAGATCGGCCTGCGCGACCGTGAGAAGCGTGACTACCTCGGCTCGCGGAACACCCGCTTCGTGGTGTTCCCGGGCAGCGTGCTGGCGAAGAAACAGCCGGACGCCGTGATGGCCGCCGAGCTCGTCGAGACGAGCCGCCTCTTCGCCAGGACCGTTGCGCGCATCGACCCCGCCTGGGTGGAACCCCTGGCCGGTGACCTCCTCAAGCGTACCTACGGCGAACCCCACTGGGAGAAGAAGCAGGGCGCGGTCGTCGCCTACGAGCGGGTGACCTTGTTCGGCGTCCCGATCGTGCAGCGCCGGCGCGTGCAGTACAACCGGATCGACCCGGTGCATTCCCGCGAGCTGTTCATCCGGCACGCCCTGGTCGAGGGCGAGTGGGACTCGCAGCAGGCGTTCGACCGCGCGAACCGCAAGCTCCGGCGCGAACTCGAACAACTCGAGGAGCGCACCCGGCGTCGGGACATCCTGCTCGACGACGAGACGGTCGTCGAGTTCTACGACGCCCGGATCCCGGCGGAGATCGCGACGACACGCGACTTCGAGGGGTGGTGGCGGCGCACCCGCCGCGACCAGCCGGACCTCCTCACCATGCGTCGCGAGGACCTGCTCGACGAATCCGCGGCATCGGCGGCGGAGGACGACGCCGAGTACCCGACCCAGTGGCAGAGCGGTGACCAGCGCCTCGCGGTCCGGTACCGGTTCGAGCCCGGCGCCGAGGACGACGGCGTGAGCGTCCAGGTGCCGCTCGCCGTCCTGCCCCGGATGCGCGAGGAGGGCTTCGACTGGCAGGTCCGCGGGCTCCGGAAGGAACTCGTCACCGCGCTCATCAAGGCGCTTCCCAAGCAGATCCGCAAGAACGTCGTGCCGGCCGCCGACTGGGCCGAGAAGATCGTCACCGAACTGCCCGACGACGCCCCGACAACTCCGACCGAGAGCTTCCGCGCGACCCTGGCGAAGACGATCCAGCGGCTCGTGCACGTGCCCGTCTCGGAGTCCGACTTCGACATGTCGCGGGTGCCCGCGCACCTGTTGCCGACGTACGCGGTCGTCGACGAACGCGGTCGCCGGGTCGAAGCCAGCAAGGACCTGGCCGCCCTGCAGACCAAGCTGAAGGACCGCACGCAGCAGAGCGTCGCCGCCGCCACGCAGCGGCAGGGCCGACCGGGAGGCTCGTCCCGCGTCGCCGACGCCGGTTCCGGTCGCCGCATCGAACGGTCGGGCCTGACCGGCTGGCCGGACGAGGACCTGCCCGAGGTGCTCGACACGAAACAGGCCGGTGGTGTCATCCGCGCCTACCCGGCGCTCGTCGAGGAGGGCTCCGGGCCGAAGGCCACCGTCGGCGTGCAGCTCCTCGCGACACCGGGTGACCGCGCCGTCCAGATGCCCGCGGGGGTCCGCCGCCTCGTCATGCTCGCGGTGCCCTCACCCGTGTCGTACATCCAGCAGCACCTCACCGCGCAGGAGAAGCTCGCCCTCGCCGCGAGTCCCTACCCGTCCACGTCGGCGCTGTTCGACGACGTCCTGGCTGCCGTGGTGGACGCCGGGATCCGCCGCACCCACCCGGACGGTCTCGTCTTCACCCGGACAGCGTTCGAGCAGGTCCGGGATGCGGTGTCCGCGACGGTCGTCGACACGATGTTCACCGCCGTGTCCGAGGTCGCGGCCGTCCTCACGGCGCAGCGCAACGCGGAACGAGCGCTGAAACAGGCGACGAACATGGCGCTGCTGCCGGCCCTGTCGGACATGCGCCAGCAGATGGAACGGCTGGTGTTCGCCGGGTTCGTCTCGTTCGCCGGACTCGACCGACTCCGGCGCATCCGGGTGTACCTGCAGGGCATCGAAGCCCGCGTGACGAAGCTGCTGCAGAACCCGGGCCGGGACGCCTCGTGGATGCGCGAGGTCACCGGCGCGACCGACCGCTACGTCGAGGCCGGCGGCGCGTTCCCGCCGGCCGTCGGGTCGCACCCGGAGCTCGTGCACGCCCGGTGGATGCTGGAGGAGTTCCGCCTCAGCCTCTTCGCGCAGGAGCTCGGTACCGCCGAGACTGTCTCACTGCAGCGGATCACCAAGGCGCTCACCGCGGCGTCGCGCTGA
- a CDS encoding rhodanese-like domain-containing protein — protein MAPVLTSPLVSTQWLADHLGADDLLVLDASVHTDGIGLGMSWHSARDAHERHGHVPGAVYADLIDEFSSPETGLPFTRPGVDRFEAAARALGVSRASTVVVYDDGIGEWSARLWWIFRSFGFRTVAVLDGGFAKWRDEGRPVRVGALSRAPRRAADGDAFVAGEELPLWADRSRVLRAVDGSEPAALVLAADRTVLGDDHPPVVPGSTTISVRELLDESNAFLRHAELERALAPVLTADEVVTYCGVGSASCVDALALTMLGHEKVRVYDGSLAEWWQEPIAS, from the coding sequence ATGGCCCCCGTCCTGACCTCGCCGCTCGTGTCGACGCAGTGGCTCGCCGACCACCTCGGCGCGGACGACCTCCTGGTGCTCGACGCCTCGGTGCACACGGACGGCATCGGACTGGGCATGTCGTGGCACTCCGCGCGGGACGCCCACGAACGACACGGGCACGTGCCGGGCGCCGTCTACGCCGACCTCATCGACGAGTTCTCCTCGCCGGAGACCGGTCTCCCCTTCACCCGCCCCGGCGTCGACCGGTTCGAGGCCGCAGCCCGCGCGCTCGGGGTGAGCCGGGCCTCCACGGTCGTGGTCTACGACGACGGCATCGGCGAGTGGTCGGCGCGGCTCTGGTGGATCTTCCGGTCCTTCGGGTTCCGGACGGTCGCGGTGCTCGACGGCGGCTTCGCGAAGTGGCGCGACGAGGGTCGCCCGGTCCGTGTCGGTGCCCTCTCCCGCGCCCCGCGTCGCGCGGCGGACGGGGACGCCTTCGTCGCGGGCGAGGAACTGCCGCTCTGGGCCGACCGGTCGCGCGTGCTGCGGGCCGTCGACGGGTCGGAGCCGGCGGCACTCGTGCTCGCCGCCGACCGGACCGTCCTCGGCGACGACCACCCGCCCGTCGTCCCCGGCAGCACGACCATCAGCGTCCGGGAACTCCTCGACGAGTCGAACGCGTTCCTGCGACACGCGGAGCTCGAACGAGCGCTCGCACCGGTCCTGACGGCGGACGAGGTCGTGACGTACTGCGGGGTCGGGAGCGCGTCGTGCGTGGACGCCCTCGCCCTGACGATGCTCGGTCACGAGAAGGTGCGCGTGTACGACGGGTCGCTGGCCGAGTGGTGGCAGGAGCCCATCGCCTCCTGA
- a CDS encoding TetR/AcrR family transcriptional regulator, with amino-acid sequence MSTTGSAADLDRPLRADAARNRELILQTARKCFAERGLSVTLNDIAHEAGVGVGTVYRRFADKDSLIEALLATKFEAMNAAAARAAEEIDPRESLRLYLMGVFSFRARDRALADAIVRAGKARPSIVQERDRLEQQVSQIIGRAKDAGVVRPGFDYRDLPILTAMVGTVADATRDYDPDAWKRYAQVLVDGVLPQPEPDHMVGEPLDRDALERAMQPSS; translated from the coding sequence GTGAGCACCACCGGATCCGCGGCCGACCTCGATCGGCCCCTGCGCGCCGACGCAGCGCGCAACCGCGAACTGATCCTGCAGACCGCGCGCAAGTGCTTCGCCGAGCGCGGCCTGTCCGTCACGTTGAACGACATCGCGCACGAAGCCGGGGTCGGCGTCGGGACCGTCTACCGACGGTTCGCCGACAAGGACTCCCTGATCGAGGCGCTGCTGGCGACCAAGTTCGAGGCGATGAACGCCGCGGCGGCCCGAGCTGCCGAAGAGATCGACCCTCGCGAGTCGCTCCGGCTCTACCTGATGGGCGTGTTCTCGTTCCGGGCCAGGGACCGCGCGCTCGCCGACGCGATCGTGCGAGCCGGCAAGGCCCGGCCGTCGATCGTGCAGGAGCGCGACCGACTCGAGCAGCAGGTCTCGCAGATCATCGGCCGGGCCAAGGACGCCGGGGTGGTCCGACCCGGCTTCGACTACCGCGACCTGCCGATCCTCACCGCGATGGTCGGCACCGTGGCCGACGCCACGCGCGACTACGACCCGGACGCCTGGAAGCGGTACGCGCAGGTCCTCGTCGACGGGGTGCTCCCGCAGCCCGAACCGGACCACATGGTCGGCGAGCCGCTCGACCGTGACGCGCTGGAGCGCGCGATGCAGCCGTCGAGCTGA
- a CDS encoding VOC family protein, which translates to MIGSLDVVVLDCPDPAALAHFTAELLGGVVEGAGTVGPDDEWVEVTLPFAGHRPLLAFQRLDGYRPPVWPGQDVPQQIHLDVKVDDLDTGERGVLAIGATATGEGTDTFRVYLDPAGHPFCLVRPQD; encoded by the coding sequence ATGATCGGCTCACTCGACGTCGTCGTCCTCGACTGCCCGGACCCCGCCGCCCTCGCCCACTTCACCGCCGAGCTGCTCGGCGGTGTCGTCGAGGGGGCAGGAACGGTCGGTCCCGACGACGAATGGGTGGAGGTCACCCTGCCGTTCGCCGGGCACCGCCCCCTGCTCGCCTTCCAACGGCTCGACGGCTACCGACCGCCGGTGTGGCCCGGGCAGGACGTCCCACAGCAGATCCACCTGGATGTGAAGGTCGACGACCTCGACACGGGCGAGCGCGGCGTGCTGGCGATCGGAGCCACGGCGACCGGCGAGGGGACGGACACGTTCCGCGTCTACCTCGACCCGGCCGGGCACCCGTTCTGCCTGGTCCGACCGCAGGACTGA